Proteins from a genomic interval of Rhodococcus rhodochrous:
- a CDS encoding error-prone DNA polymerase, producing MGWGNGPPTWSEMERVLSGRPGTSRRDAEHPGDGSDSPAWSRTRAEYEARVRRPQGPVVPYAELHAHSAFSFLDGASTPEELAEEAARLGLEALAVTDHDGLYGAVRFAEAARELDIRTVFGAELGLDDAHLLVLARGQEGYRRLSRQIADAHLAGGEKNNPRYDYDALTDAAGGHWQILTGCRRGHLRQALTTGGIPAAEAALLDLVDRFGADRVTVELTRHGYPDDHERNAALFELAARHGIPCIASTAAHFAHPHRRRLAMAVAAISDRQSLDDAVGRIPPTGGGHLRSGEEMTRLFEAFPGVVHHAAELGRECAFDLRLVAPKLPPFDVPDGHTEFTWLRELTYDGARRRYGPVERRPDAYRQIEHELDVVGRLGFPGYFLVVHDIVDFCKRSDILCQGRGSAANSAVCYAIGITNVDPVGNKLLFERFLSPERDGPPDIDLDIESDRREEAIQYVYRKYGRINAAQVANVITYRGRSAVRDMARALGYSQGQQDAWSKLIGRWGGVRVETDERIPETVLDLAEQIEGLPRHLGIHSGGMVICDRPVADVCPVEWARMEGRTVLQWDKDDCAAAGLVKFDLLGLGMLSALHYMIDLVDEHEGIRVDLAHLDLSEPGVYEMLCRADSVGVFQVESRAQMATLPRLKPRCFYDLVIEVAIIRPGPIQGGSVHPYIRRRNGLEPVTYDHPCLEKALERTLGVPLFQEQLMQMAVDAAGFTAAEADRLRRAMGSKRSTEKMERLRGRLYQGMRDLHGITGDVADRIYEKLYAFANFGFPESHSQSFASLVFYSAWFKLHHPAAFCAGLLRAQPMGFYSPQSLVADARRHGVVVHGPDIGASLAHATLENEGREVRLGLATVRHIGDDLAERIVTERSAHGPYTSPADLAARVGLTTAQVEALATAGAFSSFGVTRREALWGAAPAAAQRPGRLPGIGTVPAPALPGMSALELAAADVWATGISPDSYPTQFLRERLDELGVIPAADLLQVPDGTRILVGGAVTHRQRPATAAGVTFLNLEDETGMVNVVCSVGLWARYRTVAHTAPALLVRGRLQNAEGVVTLLADHLEAMDLRMPSRSRDFR from the coding sequence GTGGGATGGGGAAACGGTCCGCCGACCTGGTCGGAGATGGAACGTGTGCTCTCGGGACGACCCGGCACTTCCCGTCGCGATGCCGAACATCCCGGCGACGGGAGCGACAGCCCGGCGTGGTCGCGCACCCGCGCCGAGTACGAGGCGCGGGTCCGACGTCCACAAGGGCCGGTCGTGCCCTACGCCGAACTGCACGCCCACTCTGCGTTCAGCTTCCTCGACGGTGCCTCCACGCCGGAGGAACTCGCCGAGGAGGCGGCACGACTCGGACTCGAGGCCCTCGCGGTGACCGACCACGACGGACTGTACGGGGCGGTGCGATTCGCCGAAGCCGCACGCGAACTCGACATCCGCACCGTCTTCGGAGCCGAGCTGGGCCTCGACGATGCGCACCTGCTCGTCCTCGCCCGCGGTCAGGAGGGCTATCGACGCCTGTCGCGGCAGATCGCCGACGCCCACCTCGCAGGAGGGGAGAAGAACAACCCGAGGTACGACTACGACGCGCTCACCGACGCCGCCGGTGGGCACTGGCAGATCCTCACCGGTTGTCGTCGGGGGCACCTGCGACAGGCGCTCACCACGGGCGGGATCCCCGCCGCCGAAGCAGCATTGCTCGATCTCGTCGACCGGTTCGGTGCCGACCGCGTGACCGTCGAACTCACCCGTCACGGATATCCCGACGACCACGAACGCAACGCAGCCCTCTTCGAACTTGCCGCGCGACATGGCATTCCGTGCATCGCGAGCACGGCGGCGCACTTCGCGCATCCCCATCGGCGACGTCTGGCGATGGCCGTGGCGGCGATCTCCGACCGGCAGAGCCTCGACGACGCCGTCGGCCGGATCCCCCCGACCGGAGGCGGGCACCTGCGGTCGGGGGAGGAGATGACGCGGCTGTTCGAGGCCTTTCCGGGTGTCGTGCACCATGCCGCCGAACTCGGTCGTGAATGCGCCTTCGATCTGCGTCTCGTCGCCCCGAAACTGCCGCCCTTCGATGTTCCCGACGGGCACACCGAGTTCACCTGGCTGCGCGAACTCACCTACGACGGGGCGCGTCGCCGCTACGGTCCGGTCGAGCGCCGCCCCGACGCCTATCGGCAGATCGAACACGAACTCGACGTCGTCGGCCGGCTGGGATTCCCGGGATACTTCCTCGTCGTCCACGACATCGTCGACTTCTGCAAGCGGAGCGACATCCTCTGCCAGGGACGAGGATCGGCCGCCAACTCGGCGGTCTGCTACGCGATCGGCATCACCAACGTCGACCCCGTCGGCAACAAGCTGCTGTTCGAACGCTTCCTGTCGCCCGAACGCGACGGCCCACCCGACATCGACCTCGACATCGAATCCGACCGGCGCGAGGAGGCGATCCAGTACGTCTACCGCAAGTACGGCCGCATCAATGCGGCGCAGGTCGCGAACGTCATCACCTACCGCGGTCGTTCCGCCGTCCGCGACATGGCCCGTGCTCTCGGATACTCGCAGGGACAGCAGGACGCGTGGAGCAAGCTGATCGGCCGGTGGGGTGGGGTGCGGGTAGAGACCGACGAACGGATCCCGGAGACGGTTCTCGATCTCGCCGAACAGATCGAAGGTCTCCCACGGCATCTCGGCATCCACTCGGGCGGCATGGTGATCTGCGACCGGCCCGTCGCCGACGTGTGCCCCGTCGAATGGGCGCGAATGGAAGGACGCACCGTTCTGCAGTGGGACAAGGACGACTGTGCTGCAGCGGGTCTCGTGAAGTTCGATCTGCTCGGCCTCGGCATGCTCTCCGCGTTGCACTACATGATCGACCTCGTCGACGAACACGAAGGCATCCGAGTCGATCTCGCGCACCTCGACCTCTCCGAGCCGGGGGTCTACGAGATGTTGTGCCGCGCCGACTCGGTGGGTGTCTTCCAGGTGGAGTCGCGGGCGCAGATGGCCACTCTGCCGCGGTTGAAGCCGCGCTGCTTCTACGATCTGGTCATCGAGGTGGCCATCATCCGGCCCGGCCCGATCCAGGGCGGTTCGGTGCACCCCTACATCCGGCGGCGCAACGGTCTCGAACCCGTCACCTACGACCATCCGTGCCTCGAGAAGGCCCTCGAACGCACCCTCGGTGTTCCGCTCTTCCAGGAACAGCTCATGCAGATGGCCGTCGACGCCGCGGGATTCACCGCGGCGGAGGCCGACCGGTTGCGTCGCGCCATGGGATCGAAACGGTCGACGGAGAAGATGGAGCGTCTGCGGGGACGCCTCTATCAGGGCATGCGGGACCTGCACGGCATCACGGGGGACGTCGCCGACCGCATCTACGAGAAGCTCTACGCCTTCGCGAATTTCGGTTTCCCCGAAAGTCATTCGCAGAGCTTCGCCTCGCTGGTGTTCTATTCGGCGTGGTTCAAACTGCACCATCCCGCAGCGTTCTGCGCGGGTCTGCTGCGTGCTCAGCCGATGGGTTTCTACTCGCCGCAATCGCTGGTCGCCGATGCCCGCCGTCACGGTGTGGTCGTCCACGGCCCCGACATCGGGGCGAGCCTCGCGCACGCCACCCTCGAGAACGAAGGGCGAGAGGTCCGGCTCGGCCTGGCGACGGTGCGGCACATCGGCGACGACCTCGCCGAACGCATCGTGACCGAACGCAGTGCCCACGGCCCGTACACCTCGCCCGCCGACCTCGCCGCCCGCGTCGGTCTCACCACCGCGCAGGTCGAGGCACTGGCCACCGCGGGAGCGTTCTCCTCGTTCGGTGTCACCCGCCGCGAAGCCCTCTGGGGTGCGGCTCCGGCGGCGGCACAACGCCCCGGCCGGCTTCCTGGGATCGGGACGGTGCCGGCTCCGGCCCTGCCGGGCATGAGCGCTCTCGAACTCGCCGCCGCCGACGTCTGGGCCACGGGAATCTCGCCCGACAGCTATCCGACGCAGTTCCTGCGCGAGAGGCTCGACGAACTCG
- a CDS encoding SRPBCC family protein, protein MTDELDRIERDITIDAPVDRVWTLVAEPGWYINDNEWTEHRLEHDGDLTTVHDPVHGAFVFRTVTLDEPHYAAFRWLADHTDPDSPSTLVEFRLTALDTDTTELRVTETGFDSLPGDASERRTRFEENSRGWTTELEIAKHHLEKDGSVARR, encoded by the coding sequence ATGACCGACGAACTCGACCGCATCGAACGCGACATCACCATCGACGCCCCCGTGGACCGGGTGTGGACACTCGTGGCCGAACCCGGCTGGTACATCAACGACAACGAGTGGACCGAGCACCGCCTCGAACACGACGGAGATCTCACCACCGTGCACGATCCGGTCCACGGCGCCTTCGTCTTCCGCACCGTGACCCTCGACGAACCGCACTACGCGGCCTTCCGCTGGCTCGCCGACCACACCGATCCCGACAGCCCGTCGACCCTCGTCGAGTTCCGGCTCACCGCCCTCGACACCGACACGACCGAATTACGCGTCACGGAAACCGGATTCGACTCCCTGCCCGGCGACGCGAGCGAACGCCGCACCCGCTTCGAGGAGAACTCCCGGGGCTGGACCACCGAACTGGAGATCGCCAAGCACCATCTCGAGAAGGACGGAAGCGTTGCCCGACGCTGA
- a CDS encoding ArsR/SmtB family transcription factor, with protein sequence MPDAEFSADLHPVFAALADDTRWRILQRLGRSPASASGLAAEFTVSRQAIAKHLAVLERCGLVTSERAGREIRFSAVGSRLSAVGRAIDAVGAGWDRRLSAIKKAAERPQ encoded by the coding sequence TTGCCCGACGCTGAGTTCTCCGCCGACCTGCATCCCGTCTTCGCGGCCCTGGCCGACGACACCCGGTGGCGCATCCTGCAGCGACTGGGCCGATCCCCGGCGTCGGCGTCCGGGCTCGCGGCCGAGTTCACGGTCTCCCGTCAGGCCATCGCCAAGCATCTGGCGGTGCTCGAACGGTGCGGTCTCGTGACCTCCGAGCGCGCCGGACGGGAGATCCGCTTCTCCGCCGTCGGATCGCGGCTGAGCGCGGTCGGGCGTGCGATCGACGCCGTGGGGGCAGGCTGGGACCGCCGCCTGTCCGCGATCAAGAAGGCGGCCGAACGGCCTCAGTAA
- a CDS encoding D-isomer specific 2-hydroxyacid dehydrogenase family protein has product MRIHLGPGHDEHLAAAIVSGGGTLSELDEADALVWDGSAEEFPDLPDRVRWVQLTYAGIEPFFRAGVIDDRRLWANASGVYADNVAEYAVGALLVGLRQFHASVAAKRWTKDVLDPRVRTLHGSTVAIVGCGGIGRAMIPRLHALGASVVAVNRSGRPVDGAKVTLPADRTSEVWSMADHFVVAAPATAETDHLVDAAALAAMPGSAWLVNVARGNLVDTDALVKALGDGAIAGAVLDVTDPEPLPDGHPLWDLDNAVITPHIANTRSRLTQTFAPTLEENVRRFAAGEELIARVDPNAGY; this is encoded by the coding sequence ATGCGTATTCATCTCGGACCGGGCCACGACGAACACCTCGCCGCCGCGATCGTCTCCGGCGGTGGAACCCTCTCCGAACTGGACGAGGCCGACGCCCTGGTGTGGGACGGCAGCGCCGAGGAATTCCCGGATCTGCCCGACCGGGTGCGCTGGGTGCAGCTCACCTACGCGGGTATCGAACCGTTCTTCCGGGCGGGCGTGATCGACGACCGCCGGCTGTGGGCGAATGCGTCCGGTGTGTACGCCGACAACGTGGCCGAGTACGCGGTGGGAGCGCTGCTCGTGGGGTTGCGGCAGTTCCACGCCTCGGTTGCCGCGAAGCGGTGGACCAAGGACGTTCTCGACCCGCGGGTGCGGACCCTCCACGGCTCGACCGTGGCCATCGTCGGATGCGGCGGTATCGGCCGGGCGATGATCCCGCGCCTGCATGCCCTCGGCGCGTCCGTCGTCGCGGTCAATCGTTCGGGCCGTCCCGTCGACGGCGCGAAGGTCACGCTGCCGGCCGACCGCACGTCGGAGGTGTGGTCGATGGCCGATCACTTCGTCGTCGCCGCACCCGCGACCGCCGAGACCGATCATCTCGTCGACGCCGCCGCGCTCGCGGCGATGCCCGGGTCGGCGTGGCTCGTGAACGTCGCGCGGGGCAACCTCGTCGACACCGACGCGCTGGTGAAGGCGCTCGGGGACGGTGCGATCGCCGGGGCGGTCCTCGACGTGACCGATCCCGAACCGTTGCCCGACGGTCATCCGCTGTGGGATCTCGACAACGCCGTGATCACACCGCACATCGCCAATACGCGCAGCCGGCTGACGCAGACGTTCGCGCCGACCCTCGAGGAGAACGTACGCCGGTTCGCCGCGGGTGAGGAGTTGATCGCCCGGGTCGATCCGAACGCGGGTTACTGA
- a CDS encoding YciI family protein: MAKYLLLKHYRGAPAAVNDVPMDQWEPDEVSAHIRYMQDFAARLESTGEFVDAQALSPEGTFVRYDGEGRPPATDGPFPETKDLIAGWMVIDVDSYDRALELAGELSAAPGAGGKPIHEWLEVRPFMSEPPTVTE; the protein is encoded by the coding sequence ATGGCCAAGTACCTGCTGCTCAAGCATTACCGCGGCGCCCCGGCAGCGGTGAACGACGTACCCATGGATCAGTGGGAGCCGGACGAGGTGTCGGCCCACATCCGGTACATGCAGGATTTCGCCGCCCGTCTCGAGAGCACCGGCGAGTTCGTCGACGCGCAGGCGCTCTCCCCGGAGGGCACCTTCGTCCGCTACGACGGTGAGGGACGTCCCCCGGCCACCGACGGGCCGTTCCCGGAGACGAAGGATCTCATCGCCGGGTGGATGGTGATCGACGTCGACAGCTACGACCGGGCACTGGAACTGGCCGGCGAACTGTCGGCCGCGCCGGGAGCCGGCGGGAAGCCGATCCACGAATGGCTCGAGGTGCGACCGTTCATGTCCGAACCGCCGACCGTCACGGAGTAG
- a CDS encoding RNA polymerase sigma factor produces MDEALLRTLVPTVIGILVRRGADFASAEDAVQDALVEALRVWPEDPPRDPKGWLVAVAWRRFLDTVRADASRRRREILVDAEPRPGPGTPVDDTLALYFLCAHPSLTPGSAVALTLRAVGGLTTRQIAQAYLVPEATMAQRISRAKRTIADVRLDRPGDVATVLRVLYLVFNEGYSGDVDLATEAVRLTRGLAAVIDHPEVSGLLALMLLHHARRAARIRPDGSLVPLTEQDRSLWDTRLISEGVEILQAALARDRLGEFQAQAAVAALHADARTAEETDWVQIVEWYDELLRFTDNPVARLNRAVAVGEADGPHAGLAAMAELDPSLPRYTAAAAYLHERAGDTATAARLYAEAAHLATSVPERDHLVRQAARLHSVS; encoded by the coding sequence GTGGACGAGGCGTTGCTGCGCACGCTCGTCCCCACGGTGATCGGCATCCTCGTCCGCCGCGGAGCGGATTTCGCGTCGGCCGAGGATGCCGTCCAGGACGCGCTCGTCGAAGCCCTGCGGGTGTGGCCGGAGGATCCGCCGCGCGACCCGAAGGGCTGGCTGGTCGCGGTGGCGTGGCGCAGATTCCTCGACACCGTGCGCGCCGACGCGTCCCGTCGACGCCGCGAGATCCTCGTCGACGCCGAGCCCCGGCCGGGGCCGGGCACACCGGTGGACGACACGCTCGCGTTGTACTTCCTGTGTGCCCACCCGTCGCTCACGCCCGGCTCGGCGGTCGCGCTCACCCTGCGTGCCGTCGGCGGGTTGACGACCCGGCAGATCGCGCAGGCCTATCTCGTTCCGGAAGCGACGATGGCCCAACGCATCAGCCGGGCCAAGCGCACGATCGCGGACGTCCGGCTGGATCGGCCGGGCGATGTCGCGACGGTGTTGCGGGTGCTCTATCTCGTGTTCAACGAGGGCTATTCGGGTGACGTCGACCTGGCCACCGAGGCCGTCCGGCTCACGCGCGGGCTGGCAGCGGTGATCGACCACCCCGAGGTGTCGGGTCTGCTCGCGCTGATGCTGCTCCATCACGCCCGGCGAGCGGCGCGCATCCGGCCGGACGGCAGTCTCGTTCCCCTCACCGAACAGGATCGCAGCCTGTGGGACACGCGTCTGATCTCGGAGGGCGTGGAGATCCTGCAGGCCGCGCTCGCCCGCGACCGGCTCGGCGAGTTCCAGGCGCAGGCCGCCGTCGCCGCCCTGCATGCCGACGCGCGTACCGCGGAGGAGACCGACTGGGTGCAGATCGTCGAGTGGTACGACGAGCTCCTGCGGTTCACCGACAACCCGGTGGCCCGTCTCAACCGTGCCGTCGCGGTCGGTGAGGCCGACGGACCCCACGCCGGTCTCGCAGCAATGGCCGAGCTCGACCCCAGCCTGCCCCGGTACACGGCGGCCGCGGCGTATCTCCACGAACGCGCCGGCGACACCGCGACGGCGGCCCGGCTCTACGCCGAGGCCGCGCACCTGGCGACCAGCGTGCCCGAACGCGACCATCTCGTGCGGCAGGCGGCACGCCTGCACAGCGTTTCCTGA
- a CDS encoding multicopper oxidase family protein: MGVVKLLVRLLAIPFVLFIAFVAVIGGLAVHAWTTRALDTTGRVDFDTALRIPPVESGTVDADGTRVFDLTMRRGTTDLGHGPDTRTWGVNGSYLGPTLRAVRGENVRVNVTNELGETSTMHWHGMHLPAAMDGGPHQPIEPGTTWSPYWTVDQPAATLWYHPHLHGSTAAHVYRGVAGMFLIDEPGTSPLPHDYGVDDIPLIVQDRKFDGDQLDDSNAIFADVGTLGDEILVNGTPRPFLDVATETVRLRVLNASNARVYNFSFDTGMPFLVVGSDGGLLEEPRAVRSLQLSPGERAEIVVRPEAGSRHVLRSTPPELKAGFWQDRFSGGDDRMDVLELRAAPVLRSSAAIPERLTTLPELGEPSSTRRIDLTSSTTINDREMDMGRIDEVVVAGTTELWEVRNVSGTIHNFHIHDVQFEILGITGVSPDHPSLAGRKDTVFVPPAATVRLLVPFGSHTDPAMPYMYHCHLLKHEDSGMMGQFVVVGADEVHDVTQAAGTAHHAHDGG, from the coding sequence ATGGGTGTCGTGAAACTCCTGGTGCGTCTGCTCGCCATACCCTTCGTGCTCTTCATCGCGTTCGTGGCGGTCATCGGTGGCCTGGCCGTCCACGCGTGGACCACGCGCGCGCTCGACACCACCGGACGCGTCGACTTCGACACCGCCCTGCGCATCCCTCCCGTCGAGTCGGGCACCGTCGACGCCGACGGCACGCGCGTGTTCGACCTGACCATGCGGCGCGGCACGACCGACCTCGGGCACGGCCCCGACACCCGGACGTGGGGCGTGAACGGCAGCTATCTCGGACCCACCCTCCGCGCCGTGCGCGGAGAGAACGTGCGCGTGAACGTCACGAACGAGCTCGGCGAGACGAGCACGATGCACTGGCACGGCATGCACCTGCCCGCGGCGATGGACGGCGGACCGCATCAGCCGATCGAGCCGGGAACGACGTGGTCGCCGTACTGGACCGTCGATCAACCGGCCGCGACCCTCTGGTACCACCCGCACCTGCACGGTTCCACCGCCGCGCACGTGTACCGGGGTGTCGCGGGCATGTTCCTGATCGACGAGCCCGGCACGTCGCCGCTCCCCCACGACTACGGGGTCGACGACATCCCCCTCATCGTCCAGGACCGGAAGTTCGACGGTGACCAACTCGACGACAGCAACGCGATCTTCGCCGATGTCGGCACGCTCGGCGACGAGATCCTCGTCAACGGCACACCGCGGCCGTTCCTGGACGTCGCTACCGAGACGGTCCGGCTCCGGGTGCTCAACGCGTCGAACGCGCGCGTCTACAACTTCTCGTTCGACACCGGGATGCCGTTCCTCGTCGTCGGCAGCGACGGTGGTCTGCTCGAGGAGCCGCGGGCCGTCCGCAGTCTCCAGTTGTCGCCGGGTGAGCGCGCCGAGATCGTCGTCCGGCCGGAAGCAGGTTCGAGGCACGTGCTGCGCAGCACCCCGCCCGAGCTGAAGGCCGGCTTCTGGCAGGACCGCTTCTCCGGTGGCGACGACCGCATGGACGTCCTCGAGCTGCGGGCGGCACCCGTCCTCAGGTCGTCGGCCGCGATCCCGGAGAGACTGACCACCCTTCCGGAGCTCGGGGAACCGAGCAGCACCCGCCGCATCGACCTGACCTCGTCGACGACCATCAACGATCGCGAGATGGACATGGGCCGGATCGACGAGGTGGTCGTCGCCGGCACCACCGAACTCTGGGAGGTGCGCAACGTCAGCGGCACGATCCACAACTTCCACATCCACGACGTGCAGTTCGAGATCCTCGGCATAACCGGGGTGAGTCCTGACCATCCGTCCCTGGCCGGTCGCAAGGACACCGTCTTCGTCCCGCCGGCGGCGACCGTGCGTCTGCTCGTTCCGTTCGGTAGCCACACCGATCCGGCGATGCCGTACATGTACCACTGTCACCTGCTCAAACACGAGGACAGCGGCATGATGGGACAGTTCGTGGTGGTCGGCGCCGACGAGGTGCACGACGTGACGCAGGCGGCCGGCACGGCCCACCATGCCCACGACGGCGGGTGA
- a CDS encoding MMPL family transporter, which translates to MSRWAEIVVTRSRWVLAIVLLVVLFAGAWGVGIFGKLTGTGYYDPNSEAVEVEQIIYENFGSQAADIIALYTAPEGRTVDGIRPDIERTLAEFQDAVPAESIQTYWTAPPPMNQLLLSTDQRSVAASITLGANSGLTAASFPEALDLLEVPGVESQFAGNTVVAIEFTDTLESDLVRSELIAVPITLVLLVFIFGGVIAAAVPVFVGVLAIFSSLATLRLLSNFTEVSSYALNITSLIGLGLAIDYGLFIVSRYREELAAGSDVTSAVKRTMSTAGHTVMFSAALLICAFAGMLVFPQTVLRSLGLGAMAAVLGAAVLSLTAVPALLTMLGHRINAWTWDRETSTRAEARARRFWGGVVRKVVRRPALIAVVITGGLLVLASPVFEARFGEIEYTALPEDSQARAATQTLLDEFPSTGNGATLVLRGENGQAPDSTAVRTVSTEVAKVDGISQTVIVGQESDVVVLQGLYAQGVDGTARASEITGELRALDVPDGTDLLVGGGRALVDDANQAVSDSLPWMITIMVLSTLVLLFLAFGSVALPIKAVLMAALSLAATFGVLTWVFQLGHGASWLHVVPAAMEPTFVVLILAVVFGLSTDYEVFLMSRMMEARAAGASTVEAVEYGIARTGRVVTAAALLLIVVTGAFTISGLSIMRFLGVGMIVALIIDATIVRMLLVPSLVKLMGEANWWAPAWMKRVHAKVGLGH; encoded by the coding sequence ATGAGTCGCTGGGCCGAGATCGTCGTCACCAGGAGCCGATGGGTACTGGCGATCGTGCTGCTCGTCGTGCTCTTCGCCGGCGCCTGGGGCGTCGGGATCTTCGGCAAGCTGACCGGCACGGGCTACTACGACCCGAACAGCGAGGCCGTCGAGGTCGAGCAGATCATCTACGAGAACTTCGGGTCGCAGGCCGCGGACATCATCGCGCTCTACACCGCACCCGAGGGACGCACGGTCGACGGCATCCGTCCCGACATCGAAAGAACCCTCGCCGAGTTCCAGGACGCCGTCCCCGCCGAGTCGATCCAGACCTACTGGACCGCTCCGCCGCCGATGAACCAGCTGCTGCTGTCGACCGACCAACGCAGCGTGGCTGCCTCGATCACGCTCGGCGCGAACTCCGGGCTCACCGCCGCGAGCTTCCCCGAAGCCCTCGACCTGCTCGAGGTGCCCGGCGTGGAATCGCAGTTCGCCGGCAACACCGTGGTCGCGATCGAGTTCACCGACACCCTGGAGAGCGATCTCGTCCGGTCCGAGCTCATCGCGGTGCCCATCACGCTGGTGCTGCTGGTGTTCATCTTCGGCGGGGTGATCGCCGCCGCGGTCCCGGTCTTCGTGGGTGTGCTCGCGATCTTCTCGTCCCTCGCCACCCTGCGTCTGCTGTCGAATTTCACCGAGGTGTCGTCGTACGCGCTGAACATCACGTCGCTGATCGGTCTGGGCCTGGCGATCGACTACGGCCTGTTCATCGTCAGCCGCTACCGCGAGGAACTCGCGGCCGGTTCGGACGTCACCTCGGCGGTCAAGCGGACGATGTCCACCGCCGGTCACACCGTGATGTTCTCCGCTGCCCTGCTGATCTGCGCGTTCGCGGGCATGCTCGTCTTCCCGCAGACGGTGCTGCGGTCGCTCGGCCTCGGTGCCATGGCCGCCGTCCTCGGTGCCGCCGTCCTGTCGCTGACCGCGGTTCCCGCGCTGCTGACGATGCTCGGCCACCGCATCAACGCGTGGACCTGGGACCGTGAGACCTCCACCCGCGCCGAAGCGCGGGCGCGTCGTTTCTGGGGCGGGGTCGTCCGCAAGGTCGTGCGCCGTCCCGCCCTGATCGCGGTGGTGATCACCGGCGGTCTCCTCGTACTCGCGTCGCCTGTGTTCGAAGCACGGTTCGGGGAGATCGAATACACCGCGCTGCCCGAGGACAGCCAGGCCCGCGCGGCCACCCAGACCCTGCTCGACGAGTTCCCGAGCACCGGCAACGGCGCCACACTCGTCCTGCGCGGCGAGAACGGGCAGGCCCCGGACAGCACTGCCGTGCGCACGGTGTCCACCGAGGTCGCCAAGGTCGACGGCATCTCGCAGACCGTCATCGTCGGGCAGGAGTCCGACGTGGTGGTCCTGCAGGGCCTCTACGCGCAGGGCGTGGACGGCACCGCACGGGCGAGCGAGATCACCGGCGAACTGCGCGCCCTGGACGTGCCGGACGGCACCGATCTGCTCGTCGGCGGTGGCCGGGCCCTCGTCGACGACGCCAACCAGGCCGTCTCGGATTCGCTCCCCTGGATGATCACGATCATGGTGCTCTCGACCCTGGTGCTGCTGTTCCTGGCATTCGGGTCGGTGGCACTACCGATCAAGGCCGTGCTCATGGCGGCACTGAGCCTCGCCGCGACCTTCGGTGTGCTGACCTGGGTGTTCCAGCTGGGCCACGGTGCTTCGTGGCTGCACGTCGTTCCCGCGGCGATGGAGCCGACCTTCGTCGTCCTCATCCTCGCCGTGGTGTTCGGCCTGTCGACCGACTACGAGGTGTTCCTCATGTCGCGCATGATGGAGGCCCGCGCGGCCGGAGCGAGCACGGTCGAGGCCGTCGAATACGGCATCGCCCGCACCGGACGTGTCGTCACCGCCGCCGCACTGCTGCTGATCGTGGTCACCGGGGCCTTCACCATCTCCGGCCTGTCGATCATGCGGTTCCTCGGAGTCGGCATGATCGTCGCGCTCATCATCGACGCGACGATCGTGCGCATGCTGCTCGTGCCGTCGCTGGTCAAGCTCATGGGTGAGGCCAACTGGTGGGCACCGGCGTGGATGAAGCGCGTGCACGCGAAGGTCGGACTGGGGCATTAG
- a CDS encoding sucrase ferredoxin → MTTISAPTCSALSALDEPLPGTAATAPGYVCLEVPTGWGRDVLDGTALGAELSDELSARAKAADVRILFIRRPGRDVVRETRTVLLARTEPENTWCERLEITEPAELLDIVPRVVAGPAPGIGAAVQDPIALVCAHGKRDRCCAVLGRPIAAALTAEFGQDVWECSHTGGHRFAPSMIMLPTGYTYGRLGEDDSLAAVRDAGKGQVHAAGLRGRSTWGAAGQAAEIAVREAIDEFAIDAVTVEDGDEPIVRHHDGRAWRVRVETSELPARPASCGAAAKPARPVVATTITPL, encoded by the coding sequence GTGACCACCATCTCCGCCCCCACCTGTTCCGCACTGTCCGCGCTCGACGAGCCGCTGCCCGGAACGGCAGCCACCGCGCCCGGCTACGTGTGCCTCGAGGTGCCGACGGGTTGGGGCCGCGACGTGCTCGACGGCACCGCCCTCGGCGCCGAGTTGTCGGACGAACTGTCCGCCCGGGCGAAGGCCGCGGATGTGCGGATCCTGTTCATCCGGAGACCCGGCCGCGACGTGGTGCGGGAGACCCGAACCGTCCTGCTGGCCCGCACGGAACCGGAGAACACCTGGTGCGAGCGGCTCGAGATCACCGAGCCGGCCGAGCTGCTCGACATCGTCCCCCGCGTGGTCGCAGGTCCGGCCCCCGGCATCGGCGCCGCCGTGCAGGACCCGATCGCCCTGGTGTGCGCTCACGGCAAGAGGGACCGGTGCTGCGCTGTGCTGGGGCGCCCGATCGCGGCCGCTCTGACCGCCGAGTTCGGGCAGGACGTGTGGGAGTGCTCGCACACCGGCGGACACCGTTTCGCGCCGTCGATGATCATGCTGCCCACCGGCTACACCTACGGGCGGCTCGGTGAGGACGACAGTCTCGCCGCGGTCCGCGACGCCGGGAAGGGACAGGTCCACGCGGCCGGTCTGCGGGGTCGCAGCACCTGGGGTGCGGCCGGGCAGGCCGCCGAGATCGCGGTGCGCGAGGCGATCGACGAGTTCGCGATCGACGCCGTGACGGTCGAGGACGGGGACGAGCCGATCGTGCGCCATCACGACGGCCGGGCATGGCGGGTCCGGGTGGAGACCTCGGAACTACCGGCCCGGCCGGCGAGCTGCGGTGCCGCGGCCAAGCCGGCGCGTCCCGTCGTCGCGACGACGATCACGCCGCTGTAG